In Chryseobacterium sp. C-71, the genomic window TTCACCAATTTTTAAATCAATTAAAACAAAACATTTCAAGATTCTATTGTAAAAAACCAAATCAATTTTAAAGTGTTTTTCATCAAAAGTAATCCTATTTTGTCTCGCTACAAATGTAAAACCTGTACCTAATTCCAAAAGAAAATGTTCTAATTTATCAATCAAGCCAGTTTCTAAATCATTTTCAGAATAGTTTGATTGTTCTTTTAAACCAAGAAACTCTAGAATGTAAGGATCTTTGATAAGATCTTTTGGCTTTTCAAAAATTTGTCCTTTTTCTGAAAGCTGAATGATCTCTTCTTTATTTTTGCTTAAAGATAATCTTGTATATAATGCAGAATCGTATTGTCTTTGCAATTCTCTCAAGCTCCAGTTATTTTTAAAGCTTTCTATTTCGTAGAATTTTCTCTCATTGACATCCTTTATTCTCATCAATTTCAGATAATGCGACCATGAAAGATTGAAATCAATAGATGCTATCTTACTGATTTTTAAGGATTCGGACAGTTTTCGTTCTTTTTCTAAATTCATAGAAGGTACTGACGAAATCTGGTTTTGAGAATTCGTCAACAGTGTTGACGAAATTTGTTCAGAATACGTTTTATAAAAAAATCTCATCCTGTCTAAATTCTCTACCGAAAACCCTTTTCCAAACCTTTCAGTTAAATGAGATGACAAATCTTTGAGTAGAGCTTTTCCGTATTCTGCACGATTTTCACCATTCTGCTCGTTTTCCACAATCATTCTACCAATCTCAAAATAAGTCAGCACCATTGTCTGATTCACAGCAACGGCGACTTTCTTTCTGGCATTTTCTAATAATGCAGAAATATTCTGAAGAAGCTCTTTTGATTGCAGATCGCTCATTAACTATTTAAAATAAATTTAAAATTAAGACTTAAAACTTTAAAATTATTCCACTGTTTCCCCTAAAAGCGTGCCTTGCGTATTACCGTGAACAAAAACATCCACAATGTCACCCAATTTCTGACCTTCCAACATATCAAAAACGCAAACTGCATTTTGAGAGTTTCTGCCTTTCCATTGGTTTTTGTTTTTCTTAGAAATTCCTTCAATTAAAACACTGTGAACTCTTCCTACGTAACCCTGCATTCTTTTTCTTGATAATTCCCCTTGCAAAGCAATTACTTCTGCTAAACGTCTTTGCTTAACATCAGCAGGAATATCATCTTCCATTTTTTTGTGAGCCGGAGTTCCCGGTCTTTCGGAGTAAGAGAACATATAACCATAGTCATATTCTACCTCTCTCATCAGGCTTAAGGTATCTTGATGATCTTCTTCAGTTTCACCACAAAAACCAATGATCATGTCTTGAGAAAACGAAATATCAGGAACGATTTCTTTCGCTTTTCTTATTAATTCTAAATACTCTTCACGGGTATGTTGTCTGTTCATGGCTTCAAGCATTCTGTTGCTTCCACTTTGAACCGGTAAATGGCAGTAATTACAGATATTATCATGTTTTGCCATCGTTCTGAATACATCCAAACTCATATCCTGAGGATTGGAAGTTGAGAATCTGATTCTCATCTGAGGAACAGCTTTGGCAACCGAATCGAGAAGTTTAGAGAAGTCAACCGCTGTGGCTTTTTGCATTTCTGATGCTTTTGCGAAATCTTTTTTCGGACCGCCACCGTACCATAGATACGAATCAACATTTTGCCCGAGAAGCGTGATTTCTTTATAACCACTTTCCCAAAGACTTTTACATTCTTCTAAAATAGAGTGCGGATCACGGCTTCTTTCTCTACCTCTTGTAAAAGGAACCACGCAGAATGTACACATATTGTCGCAACCTCTTGTGATCGTCACAAAAGCTGTTACACCATTTCCGCCCAAACGAACAGGATTGATGTCAGCATATGTTTCTTCTTTAGATAGAATTACATTGATGGCATCTCTTCCGTCTTCGGTTTCTTTTAAAAGGTTGGGTAAATCTCTATAAGCATCAGGACCAACAACTAAGTCGACCAATTGTTCTTCCTCTAAAAACTTAGTTTTGAGCCTTTCAGCCATACAACCTAAAACACCAACGGTCATGTTGGGTCTTTCTTTTTTTAGATTTTTGAACTGTGCAAGACGCATTCTCACGGTCTGCTCAGCTTTTTCACGGATAGAACATGTATTTAATAAAATCAAATCTGCTTCTTCAACTTTCAGTGTCGTGTTGTAACCCTGATCATTCAAAATAGAAGCAACAATCTCAGAATCTGAAAAATTCATCTGACAGCCGTAGCTTTCTAAAAAGAGTTTTTTAGAATTTCCGGTTTTTTCTGCAATAGCAAAAGCCTCTCCCTGCTTGGTTTCGTCTATATATTTTTCTTGCACTATAGTCTGTTTTAGGTTTAAAATTTAAAGCTAATTACTCAATAAAATTTGAACTAAAAAAACAATTAAATCTTAAAATCGTTGAATTTGCAAAGATACAAAATATTGTGACAGAATGTCAGAAAGACAATTATAGTTTAAATCGACGAGTTAGAAAAATTCAATTAATTCGCATTAAATCTAATTGGCATTCTAAAAACCTGTTTTACCGCCACTCCTTTGTAGTAGCCTGGTTTCCAATGTGATTTTTTAGTATTAGAAGCGCATTTCACAACCATTTCGTTGAACTTTTCTAAATTTGATTGATTCTCAATGTAAAAGAATCCAGCATCTCCATTTGTATCGACATCAAAATTTATTACGAAAGAGTAATCTGCACTAGATCGGTAACCGTTTACGTCAAAACACTTCACAAAATTCTCTCTGAATTTCATAATGTCGCTTTCTTTATCTTTATAGATGTAGACTGGTTTTGAGAAATCTTCTTCATCCGACTTATTATTCAATAACAAATCATCCGAAAAAAGCGTACAAAACATAGCCGGTGTTTTTTTTCCATCTATTTCGGCAGGCTTCCAGTTATTAGTCTGCTTTATTACTTCCAACACTTTACTTTTCAAACACTTATTATTTTCAACGGCATTTGTATCATCATCAGCAACATACTTTACTTTACTGTCCGGATACACAATAAATCTCATAAATAATGCTTCTGTTTTTTCGCACGGTTTTATATTATTTTTTACAACAATCTGCTGAATATCTTCGAAAAGGCCTTTTCGCCCACCTTCATAAAAGTCTTGACCTTTCGGATAATTGTATAAAACTTGTGCATTTATCTGAAAAAGAGAAGTTATAAAACTTAATAAAAATAATAATTTTCTAATCATGGTTATATGTATTTAATTTAAAATCAACTTTTATAATATATTTTGAACTTATTGGGATACCATCTTTCGTAGTCCGCTTCCATTTACCTTTACTTTTTTTAATGCATATTGGGAATCATTCATAAACGTCTCTTGTGAAAAGCCTTTAAAACCTAAAACAATAATAAGGGTGCTGATAAATATTTTTTCATTATAAATCTGTCGCTATTGATGAAAAGTTCATTTTTATTTTAACCTCTGATGTAACAGATTGTCCATTGCAACTTGCAGGAATCCAGTTTTTGTTGATTCTGCGAACAACATATTTCATATCTTCAAAGAAGACCTGACTGTTGTTTACTTTGGGAGAACCTTCAACATCGATTACCTTACCTGTTTGATCAATGGTCAATGTAAATGTAAAATCACCATTCAAGACATAAAATTCAGAGTTTAGATAATTGTACATATACTTCCTCAAAGTGTCTTTGTAAACGCTGATGCCGTCAGGATATGAAGCCGCCTTAAAATCCTTACAGTTTTTAACAGCGACCTGCAGAAAAGGTTCTTTTATATTTATTTTTAAAATAGTCTTATTGTTTTCAAGAAGCACCGTCTCTTCCTGATCTTCTATATCATATTGTGCAAAAGCAAAACTTGTCACAAATAGACTTAAAAACAAAGCTAATGTTCTTATAATTTTCATTTTTAAATTCTTAAAACAAAGATAAAACTTAGATAATTATAAAAAATAAAAACTTCACACTTGAGCGCAAAGTTTAGTTAAAATAGTCGTATTCAAATTATTTAAACAGCGACCATTTGATTTTTGACTTTGCTCCCGGTTTCTTTCAGTAAAAATGAAATTAAAATCGCCAACACAATTCCTGCAACCCAAAATAAAACGGATTGCTCAAAATGTAAATTTCCGGCAGAAATATCTAAGCTTTTCCCAAACCATCTGCTGAAAACCGGACTCAGTAAAGTTGTGACGCCAAAAGTTATAAAGTTGATTGCTCCCGTAGCGCTTCCTTTTACATAATCAGGATTCGTTTCTTTAATCACAGAATACGGAATCATCGCCGCACCCGAGCCTACTCCAAAAATAAACATACTGATTTTTGCAGCATACAAATCCGGAAGGTAAATCATTTGAAGAAAACTTAAAATCATCAATAATGCTCCACCAACCAAAACAGGTTTTCTGCGACCTATTTTATCGGTAATAAAGCCTAGTAACGGGCAACCAAAAGCCCAACCAAAAGCAACCATCGCACTGGTAATCGTTGCATCACGGAAAAGAAACTGC contains:
- a CDS encoding YhcG family protein; this translates as MSDLQSKELLQNISALLENARKKVAVAVNQTMVLTYFEIGRMIVENEQNGENRAEYGKALLKDLSSHLTERFGKGFSVENLDRMRFFYKTYSEQISSTLLTNSQNQISSVPSMNLEKERKLSESLKISKIASIDFNLSWSHYLKLMRIKDVNERKFYEIESFKNNWSLRELQRQYDSALYTRLSLSKNKEEIIQLSEKGQIFEKPKDLIKDPYILEFLGLKEQSNYSENDLETGLIDKLEHFLLELGTGFTFVARQNRITFDEKHFKIDLVFYNRILKCFVLIDLKIGELKHQDIGQMQMYVNFYDREIKLNDENKTIGIILCQDKSEALVRYTLPEDNEQIFASKYLTVLPSKEDFIKILEEN
- the miaB gene encoding tRNA (N6-isopentenyl adenosine(37)-C2)-methylthiotransferase MiaB; translated protein: MQEKYIDETKQGEAFAIAEKTGNSKKLFLESYGCQMNFSDSEIVASILNDQGYNTTLKVEEADLILLNTCSIREKAEQTVRMRLAQFKNLKKERPNMTVGVLGCMAERLKTKFLEEEQLVDLVVGPDAYRDLPNLLKETEDGRDAINVILSKEETYADINPVRLGGNGVTAFVTITRGCDNMCTFCVVPFTRGRERSRDPHSILEECKSLWESGYKEITLLGQNVDSYLWYGGGPKKDFAKASEMQKATAVDFSKLLDSVAKAVPQMRIRFSTSNPQDMSLDVFRTMAKHDNICNYCHLPVQSGSNRMLEAMNRQHTREEYLELIRKAKEIVPDISFSQDMIIGFCGETEEDHQDTLSLMREVEYDYGYMFSYSERPGTPAHKKMEDDIPADVKQRRLAEVIALQGELSRKRMQGYVGRVHSVLIEGISKKNKNQWKGRNSQNAVCVFDMLEGQKLGDIVDVFVHGNTQGTLLGETVE